Part of the Scyliorhinus torazame isolate Kashiwa2021f chromosome 8, sScyTor2.1, whole genome shotgun sequence genome, tggcaaccTGTCTGAAAGACATGAAAGGAATAGATCCTCTGTATTGGGTTATCCCTTATCAGAAATCTCACTCGTTGAGGTTTAGATTTTGGATTAACAGGAATGAAGACAGTACAacactgttcatagaatcatagaatttacagtgcagaaggaggccatttggcccatcgagtgtacaccggcccctgaaagaaacctccaccctatccccataacccacctatattttggacactacggggcaatttagcatggccaatccacctaacccgcacatctttggactgtgggaagaaaccggagcacctggaggaaacccacgcagacacagggagaatgtacggactccgcacaggcagtgatccaagctgggaatcgaacccgggtccctggcgctgtgaaacaacagatctaaccactgtgctaccgtgctgcccactgaaggGGGAGTGTGAGCATTTTCACTTTAAATAGACTGTGCTTTCACAGCATTTAAGGTGGAAACTTCCACCCATAGTTATGTACCTCTTTTGGTGATTATAATATTTTAAACATTATTAAAAATTACTGCCTCAAGGGTTTACATACATATATCTAGTTCATATTATTTCACAGCTCTTGTGGGAGGGCACATTAATGCCTTAGTGGCATATGTTGGGAGCAACATATCTTTTAAGGTTTTAAGCAAGTTGGCCTGGATTGATGCGGTTCAGTTGAGCTCAGCATAAGAGCTTCGGCCTCATAGGATTGCTGCAAGAAAGTATCTCCAGACAAATAACATGTCAATGCCTCCTTCGCTTTCATCtacagatgcactgtaggaactcgccaatattcctgaggcagcaccttccaaacccacgagaactattatctagaaggacaagagcaacagttacatggcaaccccaccacctggagattcccctccaagtcactcaccatcctgacttggaaatatatcggtgttccttcactgtcgctggggcaacatcctggaactccctccctaacagcacagtgggtgtacctatacctcagagactgcagcagttcaagaaggcagctcaccaccaccttctgaaggcaactaacgatgggcaataaatgctggcctaaccagcgacgcccacatcccgtaaattaattttttttaaactcgggcccaacaaaaaaacacatatgCTTTCTATAATATATCCTCAGATAGAACAGATTAAACACCTGTGATGAATGGAAAATAATGATTTTTTTCCCTCACGGttaggagagagagattgggactgttGCAGGGTCTTGTACGCACTCCGTTCATGGGGAAACAATCATTCATTGTGATGTTCTTGGGGCACCGTCTTATTTGGCCCAGAGGCATATTTGTTGTTCAATTAAGGAGGCAAGGTCTTGAAACTGGAGGGCCAGTTAGTGGTCATACTGCTGGAAAGGACCAGACAGCTGAAATTGATGCTAGGTGAGAGCTGAATAGATGCTAGGTGAGAGAGAGGGTACCTCCAAATGGAGTTGTTCTATTGTTTTAGATCTCAAAATAATGGATCTTGCAGCCAGGCCATCACTTGTATATGTTGGGTGTGGAGcgtgtgagaaacactgctcacttaataaaagatttgcacttagtcaaattctgaagaagcatTTATTTTCAAATcgttcttgcaagagcgggtgcctccagtaagcaacagcagagacacaaagaattcacacagcatcactttgttatatacaatccatgcaAATACAATCCGTGGGAACCCATccatgagaaacacatcccacaaactatagaaagggcagtccccttatcagtgatcccttatttggtctctcccttgcatagtgagttctatccgctcctggtacatccttggaccggcagttaaagataagaatgaggccctttgcttgcacctgctatctcccctTTGCTTAGCAATCTCTGTTATTGTTCATTCCGTTCTTTCCCGAAGGTCattctggtacatcgttataataatttgctcactatagcttactcagaacttgacatgttaattttcccaccatgcttcattgttgacatcttaactgTGAACTAGAGTATATTCATATAAAAACAACACTaaaacaacacagaatgttcatttctcacaaatccccatttgtttctttttactgttgttgctttttacactttgTAGTCTCCTCTAAgctaccccaaaattgtccaacatcctctcaacttccctttcCATTGGGCCGCCCCCCCCTTCATTCTCCCCACTTTCTAGTAGGCAAATGGTATCCTGACCCAGGGGCATCTGCTTGGacaaggctgtttcgatgagcctctgtACCAAGCCTCTTACACACGGGATGATGCAgcagcctattgccgccaatgctcctatcaccacgatgatggaggtgaggatggatacaattaaccctttccatttcccaaacaatgattcaagccaccagtcatggatgtgtctgcccCCGAGTTGTGTGCCATTTCCacagccagagtggttaacccttgtagcgcacgggtaatcgatccgtcgggtgccgtgttgttggggataaacgtgcaacactgtcctttgagcataatgcatacaccacctttctctgccaaaatcatatccagagccaatctattctcccaggccattctactggttgcatccagttgttctgctatgcccttcacggcgtccctggtataattgatgaacctctgttgattatagtatatatagtttatccaatccacattcttattgattgtaacccaccagaagagggactcgaacccagctgcaatctgatttcgggctttgaattcatctggtactcctctgggaatgccaacggagtccaggtaaatcctgtcatcaaatgaggtaggtatgccccgtttagatcgtcccccttttacactccccctctcctcttgcctttcataggctatactgaacggaatggcgagctgaactaatgcgcatatccctttccattgggggggtagagtgggccttagaatctttcctccgcaataccaccatatatccgcACGTGGTATTTTCAGTGAtaagtaattgccctgggtggtcacgttcttagtctcaatataagtcttgaggtctcccatatctttacttagccccgtatcagaaTGACTTATACATGATTtgtgatgcgtcacggtaaccaagaaggagggaggatttgctgatagtttcttattaacaggaggaaacatcagagatggggcagtgcaggtcttgttgccccaggcgttctcatcttggtacaaggccatcatgcattccatgctccctctattgtctgtccaccccagtggaaagggctccatttgggcctgtggtctacctgatgcgcaagcataacaattgtctttcttcagcgtctgggccgaatacctcacccactcaatccacgcattctgttcctcatagccggtctcgatctcaaaggcttgctctaaatcttttacttcaattattttgactccctgttcTTTCTCTTTCTTCGCCGTGTTGCACCAAGTGTCATTAGTGGGAGTTGCTCCCTGGTCTAATAAaatacggaagcagcattcagtcttgcCATATCTCATGATCACCCCGAATATCTCATTtctaagtgaacaaaccctattgcctgactccatccaggccgtgtgttttacggtgatgtatacggggtgaCAAGTACCAGCATTGTACGTTGAGGGGGAATaaccattaatctggtgaatggagacaaccggtggtgcccctctgggcaattggcagaaccttttcagccaaccctCCCTTTCCGTAATCATCCCCCCTCGGTAATAATGAAGAGAGTCTACCCTAAACTCCTTTCCCTGCCCCGCTGACACGCAGTCTGAGGGTGCACAGATCAGTttgtattacctgagggtaccgactttctgggattgtcaatgtaatCATATGACCGATTCCAAACTCCCAcatcattaatattattatacattgcatagtccattttagctgtagtttcgtcatattattgaacggttcaggatttagtgtcttttcaatcttatcttaaatggttcctcagtggcctccacatgccattgttcctgttcaggtggtgatttaaTGGGACCCTTCGTTcagctgtaatgagtccaaccttttccagcagttcgtatggcagtctctgtggttaacaaaaccaggaacggcctgtcccaagtgggttgaagcttgttttctttccacgatttcaccagtacccaatcttcTGGTTttaatttgtggactgcgaattcaaggggaggtgtctgcgctagcagtccttgtcgcctgaggaatgataatgaggaacagtgccagtatatatttctttacataaatatctttacattctgcaatgggtcattctcccattgttccaaggtatggcaatccgaacaacattttgTATGGGGACAGCCCCAAATCTTTTCTTAGAAGgactatcggtaagcattttgtccaggggagcctagtttctagtattatttctGACAAACGATTTTTAagagtttgattcatcctttccacccgtcccgatgagggggggtgccaaggagtgtggaagtcccaatttatctccaaacttctagtagtgacttctttaatagaatcgacgaattcatctacagaaaacctatatgtttaataagttattgtgtttgatattccaaaataaatgtttagaattagcctgaaaatcaaaacttcaaaccatgtggaagctggtcttaaaaTAAAAAACCCCAAACAACTTTGATTAAAAAAAAACAGATCGTTCAGGGACatctgataacgggaatttggcagcaatccaacccttacaatcgatgaatttgagctgaaatactattattgaaatgttactgatcaatcaactgtttgactgtattatattgtataatttattaatactgaatcagtagtatcaaatttgattaatttattaattataataattattttgaaatacctggttgttgggcccctgcggttggcagggttgtatgctatattgggaacttgccagacagggaactgacactgcggttgataagaccttagaggtaaagtgacttcccctgtccgagtctatattttctaccaacccgtatcgggTAACTATTTGCTCCCGAATGattatttcagccttcccacgggtgatagttcagtatttgcagccttctctgtaacaaactgtctctctctctctctctgtattgaaacagtgactccaggcatgttgcagccttctctgtctctctctctctctctattgaaacagtgactccaggcatgttgcagccttctctgtgtgtctctctctctctctgtatctctctctgtctctgtctctctctgtctctctctctctctctgttctctgtctctctctctctgtctgtctctctgtatctctctgtctctctctctgtctctgtatctctctctatctctgtctctctctgtctgtctgtatctctctctctctctgttctctgtatctctcgctctcagtctctctctctctgtctctctatctctctctctgtctctgtatctctctctctctgcctgtctctctctctctgcctgcctctctctctgtctctgtatctctctctgtctctgttctctgtatctctctgtctctgtctctctctctctgtctctgtatctctcgctctctgtctctctctctcttttctctatctctctctctgcctgtctctctctctctgtatctctctcagtctctttctctctgttctctgtatctctctctctctctctgttctctgtatctctcgctctctgtctctctctctctgtctctctatctctctctctgtctctgtacctctctctctctgcctgtctctctctgtctctctgtatctctctctctctctgttctctgtatctctctctctctctgtctgtctctctgtatctctctgactctctctctgcctctgtatctctctctgtctctctctgtctgtctgtatctctctctctgtctctctgtatctctctctgtctctgtctgtgtttgctcactacctcatttacagttgcaaccatcattttcgttttctgttcttttttttttgaatgctctgacttctcctgaatttaaaggagaatttacaaatcctatgtctccatctccaatcgggacttcccgaagggggttcagtttcgttatttctggctcctttatctgtccttttgtggatcttaatatcattttACTCCCTCCTTCTtcttcagggactttctctgatttgcctttattcatttgttggtcatttggcgagtccttgtcgtttgacttattcttataagggggtggcaaattatctaggacgtcccatttaagaggggctgtgcgaacgtcttcgccctgtgggattaatggatatattcgggtggcgttcccGCTATGACGCCAACAACTCGCGTAGCTTACTTCTTTATCtgaacagggtcttttatcattgacatatatatccTTGTACGtggctctcaaaatcccaattcactaacatccgacccactgggctttctggtgggatattcttagggattctcttatcaacgccgtctccttgtttctcacaaccttgtttcgagtttttacttcccattgtattgtactcaactttcacttatttctaagtaaagtgtctagttatgaccctgtcacaacaatcacaatcctgaaagcacttatatcatcaatccgtccatacacttatacggatgtctagatataaactccagagtccttatatcattaaCCCGCCCCTGCGGATGTTTAGATACAaacccaagtcaacaaggtagTACTTAAAAgccgtttttcttaccttgctccgtgcacagagttgcctgacttccctcacggcgtgcctgccactataatccgttacttgcttcttcagaatgactaccctaggaacgtgttcagttgaccgtgggtaacCACTCAAGgtgaagtacgagaccgtttaaataacgggacgcgtcttctcgattcctcttgagccgcccccccTGATCAATGAAAAACTATCCcggccacgagcccccaattgtgagaaacactgctcacttaataaaagatttacacttagtcaaattctgaagaagcatTTATTTTCAAATcgttcttgcaagagcgggtgcctccagtaagcaacagcagcgacacaaagaattcacacagcatcactttgttatatacaatccatgcaaatacaatccgtgggaaaccatccctgagaaacacatcccacaaactatagaaagggcagtccccttatcagtgatcccttatttggtctctcccttgcatagtgagttctatccgctcctggtacatccttggaccggcagttaaagataagaatgaggccctttgcttgcacctgctatctcccccttgcttagcaatctctgttattgttcattccgttctttcccgaaggtcattctggtacattgttataataattcgctcactatagcttactcagaacttgacatgttaattttcccatcatgcttcattgttgacatcttaactgtgaaccagagtatatacatgtaaaaacaacactaaaacaacacagaatgttcatttctcacaagcgGGAGGGGGCATTGTACATAGCGACCTGTAGCTGCTCCTGAATCCAGGCTGGTAAAGATGGTCTGTATGGGAGGCTGCCTCCAGGCCTCTAAATAGGCCCCAGCCACCTATGGAAAGTTGGAGGATGACTGGAAAATACCAGTCAGCCTCCTTTCAACTGACCTCAATTTGCTCTTATTGAGCTGTATCGGCTGCCCACTGCATGGTAACCCATGCCTCGTCCTGCCTCTACAATAACCCAACCCGTATGCAGGGAGAAATTGGGGAATAGGCATGCCAATGGCGGGGCTATTTGTAGCTCCTGACCACCTATTTTTTCAGACTCAGGAAGGGGTTCAAAAGCCAGCCCATAGATTCTGATAGTGTGCAACCGTTAGAATGACCCTTAGAGGGGATCAAAATGCTTGCTTTTGTTCACTTGCCTAAACTTGGTACGTATCAATATAGAAGATTGTGGTTTGATCTGATTGAGGTGGCTAAAAGGAGAAAAAGGATTTGAAAGACTAGATACAGATAAAGATTGAGGGataataatcttaaaattagagctagaaaTATTTTGCACACAAAGGATTGTAGGAATCTGGAATTCTCGCCTCTAGAAGTCGTTGGATGCTTGGATAAGCAGAGCTTTCAAGATTGTAGTTGAAATATATATCTTTGTTAAATATAGGTATTGGAACTAAGGCAGTTAAATGGAGCTGTGGTACTGTTCAATCATGATCAAATTGAAGGGGttgagcaccttcctaatcctaagCTCTTACTTTATTGCACGGGCAGCAGGGGAccacaagtggctaacactgtggcttcacagtgccagggtcccaggttcgattccccgctgggtcactgtctgtggagtctgcacgttctccccgtgtctgcgtgggtttcctccaggtgctccagtttcctcccacagcccaaagacgtgcaggttaggtggattggccatgctaaattgcccttagtgtccaaaaatgtta contains:
- the LOC140428330 gene encoding LOW QUALITY PROTEIN: uncharacterized protein (The sequence of the model RefSeq protein was modified relative to this genomic sequence to represent the inferred CDS: inserted 1 base in 1 codon), giving the protein MITEREGWLKRFCQLPRGAPPVVSIHQINGYSPSTYNAGTCHPVYITVKHTAWMESGNRVCSLRNEIFGVIMRYGKTECCFRILLDQGATPTNDTWCNTAKKEKEQGVKIIEVKDLEQAFEIETGYEEQNAWIEWVRYSAQTLKKDNCYACASGRPQAQMEPFPLGWTDNRGSMECMMALYQDENAWGNKTCTAPSLMFPPVNKKLSANPPSFLVTVTHHKSCISHSDTGLSKDMGDLKTYIETKNVTTQGNYLSLKIPRADIWWYCGGKILRPTLPPQWKGICALVQLAIPFSIAYERQEERGSVKGGRSKRGIPTSFDDRIYLDSVGIPRGVPDEFKARNQIAAGFESLFWWVTINKNVDWINYIYYNQQRFINYTRDAVKGIAEQLDATSRMAWENRLALDMILAEKGGVCIMLKGQCCTFIPNNTAPDGSITRALQGLTTLAVEMAHNSGADTSMTXWLESLFGKWKGLIVSILTSIIVVIGALAAIGCCIIPCVRGLVQRLIETALSKQMPLGQDTICLLESGENEGGGGPMEREVERMLDNFGVA